Proteins from a genomic interval of Scatophagus argus isolate fScaArg1 chromosome 6, fScaArg1.pri, whole genome shotgun sequence:
- the LOC124060442 gene encoding myomegalin isoform X3 — MLDVVKMKEACRICARELCGNQRRWIFHPAAKVNLQVLLSHVLGHELTRDGRGEFACSKCTFMLDRMYRFDTVIARVEALSLERLHKLLLEKDRLRQCIGGLYRRNNAEDGNVALSGSVGAEAGSEDSPVVDLSALQDVRYSDMVQDDLAYSVYESWADKEDLALDHHAHEQHLLQCPAADSLSAQKPRRCRGCAALRVADSDYEAVCKVPRRIGRRSTSCGPPTRYSPAALGTEDAAKVCTVSEVAAVSFESRPTGLDADRMSPSPASSVESLDTAVDMSCPPVNHKDREETEPEKDPGQASVRRDTQWDKPPSEASLSGLEMMLSLLRGWEYRPVKPQRGSKLPVLVKSKPEQVLSLPVPPRSPCGGAADCELFPQRLVSEVVTPCPPQELQVELAEMEEQWLDDYVQVKPFCFQQRLIGEQQDRLSRCESAAGDCVAELQDAQDQVHSLQTKIRESESRNQKLQERLAEMELELRSAQEEAQRQERNIQNITDTVNSKEAQAAELYRVVEEQNKMLCSLKDLASRSQLQASGGETPRGQGEVLALQASLFQAQLELQAGQRGQRQAARTQEDLSRALQRLEKDLQGALQHRRETERHNQDLQLALQKTRSALQDREERLREAELERQRQDEDRERTIRELKTSLLSKEQLIEDCELLEDPKEKRDSLLQKLRQRIKERDQVLERAVDAKFRCVEEKEEESRRLRLLLREKDRDLERQSCVLGNNEETISSLELQVRAKSLELEQVCDAWRSVQRQQQDAEERQSRVLRERDAIISQLQGALHARTQEAQELRCSLLAQIQSAPSDVLEDLKVRLHLKDRLFQEVLADRTCQAQEHQTQVQDLLRTISSRDQYIQDSASRLGEVMAEQTARLQELRRQLSSGVGSRSDSGSDSAEELQAMGEELRLALRREKEMQELSRSQAARVDSLTRTLHVKDEIIRDFQTQLVEPSGLPLVERLTQKVQELRESLVQQGGPPARGPVLGRDRPSSRPPEFAEVSSEDEDEADDDLNSECSESVDEAQSKLRVQSVANAKGPAKPPSQDLFEGQGLTEVKQLVEQKIVVERELGELKAQLEKTGFSSLSQMRKALFSLQAENRDLKKQLTEGLQPDGKQSDEQKVLEEEEEEELDVTIEGVEEDEEELWDVWDGDEFLSQTNRKKTNRLESAHLLTGSSQAGLDCELSAARHQKKVELQLKSKELRERLMVSEATVQAQAEQLKDYRDLLAETAVQQDSKQIQVDLQDLGYETCGRSENEAEREDMSSPEFDDLEMCTSLDCGSQWWPASGSGSTFTKTSTQRSAYRDESSLQRLVEDLRSQLSRSQAVIRGLQSRLRSLSASSDYGPSTPRKVNWSFQASPSQSGAEDDEGWQSSDGGPLASPHHHHPNKGLQELVSRVDALEDQLRNGGTKSASEDGKSAAWPGKFDTLIQAQARELSHLRQRLREGRGVANILTQHLGDTTKAFEELLRANDIDYYMGQNFREQLAQSSSLAQRVSIKISGRDHPEDPEEKTELLAIRLSKELQQKDKVIESLRAKLNQHHHHPQRSDTPCSSHALSDTTDQSDRISYLSDEHGSMTEDVELCSDVDAASEAVPKETGSRLSTDLHSHSGTVSRHPSVPPSISSSHGAQSWLSCPSMQCSSSPHTPADVQSHTGLSAPQSKPLQGVPFAHQQPDSSAFLPLSYQGYQPSPFSSTTSSSLDASSGIKAGANLLESSALWDMAYGTRPVRLGADLSSGSSGYQSGTSHTGSELMKEHLREIRSLRQRLEDSIQTNDRLRQQLEERLSRTASEKGAPTNIYIQGLDSVGQLSGEIRFLKEENVSLQNQLRQATREGSKEVERLREAALLERARLKEAELEAERWAEQSQKLQTDAEDRNQEITQLKQDRQRKEEAINRLQHEVSVLQQQLSESRVLVHSLQCELQVSHRVRGAAADTHSGQTGNAAQLDGSAATFDPTELRSQLEQQLSGRAETQPRARRQLFSDNVPSPPVRDTGLVCPSSPLRPAQKHAEDAAAVRRAASTLQGRAPDGPFANRHGHHAVGHVDNLKALQQQILEGVALLRRMEATLYPLSAPQEFSLLQPSDSGSVRKLLSDTKTMQQILQEADSLLRSFWRAALPNCMETKQEESLRQEVVSLRLSLSEKEQALKEAMERVKSSSRTKDSMERFIVSQLSRTQDVLRKAKTNLQENELRIRRASFSFPPPCSSSFSSSSSSSSSSSSSSSSSSSSSSLPWPDEDENSGGFCELTFSPGWGVMRPQTSSCSSAVLGPAHQRPLQAAFF, encoded by the exons CCCATGAGCAGCACCTGCTCCAGTGCCCAGCAGCGGACTCTCTCTCTGCCCAGAAGCCGAGGCGGTGCAGAGGTTGTGCAGCTCTCCGTGTTGCTGATTCGGACTATGAGGCAGTGTGCAAGGTGCCTCGCAGGATTGGGCGCAGGAGCACGTCTTGTGGCCCACCCACCCGCTACTCACCAGCCGCTCTGGGGACCGAGGATGCCGCCAAAGTCTGTACAGTGTCTGAGGTTGCAGCTGTGTCCTTTGAGTCCAGGCCGACTGGGTTGGATGCCGACAGGATGAGTCCCAGTCCGGCGTCCTCTGTAGAATCTCTCGACACCGCCGTGGACATGAGCTGCCCTCCTGTGAatcacaaagacagagaagaaacagaacCAGAGAAGGATCCAGGCCAGGCTTCAGTGAGGAGGGACACCCAATGGGACAAACCACCAAGTGAGGCCTCCCTGTCTGGACTCGAGATGATGCTGAGCCTCCTGAGGGGCTGGGAGTACCGGCCGGTGAAGCCTCAACGGGGCAGCAAGCTCCCAGTTCTGGTCAAATCCAAACCGGAGCAGGTCCTGTCGCTGCCCGTCCCTCCGAGGTCGCCCTGTGGAGGGGCAGCGGACTGCGAGCTGTTCCCCCAGCGGCTGGTCTCTGAGGTCGTGACCCCCTGTCCTCCGCAGGAGCTGCAGGTGGAGctggcagagatggaggagcagTGGCTGGACGATTATGTTCAGGTCAAGCCGTTCTGCTTTCAGCAG AGGCTGATTGGGGAGCAGCAGGACCGGCTCAGTCGGTGTGAGAGTGCTGCAGGTGACTGCGTCGCCGAGCTGCAGGACGCCCAGGACCAGGTCCACTCGCTCCAGACCAAGATCAGAGAGAGCGAGTCCAGGAACCAG aagcTGCAGGAGCGTCTCGCTGAGATGGAGCTGGAACTTCGTTCGGCCCAGGAGGAAGCACAGCGACAGGAGCGAAACATCCAGAACATCACAGACACTGTTAACTCCAAAGAGGCACAg gctgcagaGCTGTATCGGGTGGTGGAGGAACAGAATAAGATGCTGTGTTCTCTCAAAGACCTCGCCAGTCGCAGCCAGCTGCAG GCGTCCGGTGGGGAGACTCCTCGAGGTCAGGGTGAGGTTCTGGCTCTGCAGGCGTCTCTGTTCCAGGctcagctggagctgcaggcCGGTCAGCGGGGGCAGCGGCAGGCAGCCCGAACGCAGGAGGACCTGAGTCGAGCCCTGCAGAGACTGGAGAAGGacctgcagggggcgctgcagcacaggagggagacagagagacacaaccAG GACCTGCAGCTGGCTCTGCAGAAGACTCGGTCGGCCctgcaggacagagaggagcgtctcagagaggcagagctggagagaCAGCGGCAGGacgaggacagagagaggaccATCAGAGAGCTGAAGACGTCCCTGCTGAGCAAAGAGCAGCTGATCGAG gactgtGAGCTGTTGGAGGatccaaaggaaaaaagagactCTTTACTTCAGAAACTCCGCCAGCGTATCAAAGAGAGAGACCAAGTCCTGGAG CGAGCGGTGGACGCGAAGTTCCGCTGcgtggaggagaaggaggaggagagccgTCGGCTTCGGCTGCTGCTCAGGGAGAAGGACAGAGACCTGGAGAGGCAGAGCTGCGTCCTCGGCAACAACGAGGAGACCATCAGC AGCCTGGAGCTGCAGGTGCGGGCCAAGTCTTTGGAGCTGGAGCAGGTGTGTGACGCCTGGAGGAGCGTCCAGCGTCAGCAGCAGGACGCCGAGGAGAGGCAGAGCCGCGTTCTCAGAGAGAGGGACGCCATCATCAGCCagctgcagggggcgctgcaCGCTCGCACGCAGGAGGCCCAG GAGCTGCGCTGCTCGCTGCTGGCTCAGATCCAATCAGCACCCAGTGACGTTCTGGAGGATCTGAAGGTCCGCCTCCATCTCAAAGACCGACTCTTCCAGGAAGTGCTGGCTGATCGCACGTGCCAGGCCCAGGAGCATCAGACGCAGGTCCAGGATCTGCTCAGAACCATCAGCTCCAGGGACCAGTACATTCAG GACTCTGCGAGCCGGCTGGGTGAGGTGATGGCCGAGCAGACGGCGAGGCTTCAGGAGCTCCGCAGACAGCTGAGCTCTGGTGTCGGATCCAGGTCTGATTCTGGATCAGACTCGGCTGAGGAGCTCCAGGCAATGGGGGAGGAGTTGCGTCTGGCtctgaggagggagaaggagatgCAGGAGCTGAGCAGGAGTCAGGCTGCCAGGGTGGACTCCCTCACCAGGACTCTGCATGTGAAGGACGAAATCATCAGG gacttCCAGACGCAGCTGGTGGAGCCCTCCGGTCTCCCGCTGGTGGAGCGGTTGACTCAGAAGGTTCAGGAGCTGAGGGAGAGCCTGGTCCAGCAGGGCGGTCCCCCGGCCAGAGGCCCCGTCCTCGGCCGTGACCGACCCAGCAGCAGGCCACCTGAGTTTGCAG AAGTGAGCtcagaggatgaagatgaggctGATGATGATTTGAACAGTGAATGCAGTGAGAGCGTTGATGAAGCGCAGTCCAAACTGAGGGTCCAGTCTGTGGCCAACGCCAAG gGTCCAGCAAAGCCTCCCTCCCAGGATCTGTTTGAAGGTCAGGGACTGACGGAGGTCAAGCAGCTGGTGGAGCAGAAGATTGTGGTGGAGAGGGAGCTGGGGGAGCTGAAGGCTCAGCTGGAGAAAACCGGCTTCTCCTCGCTATCACAGATGAG GAAAGCTCTGTTCAGCCTGCAAGCCGAGAACAGAGATTTAAAGAAGCAGCTGACTGAGGGGCTGCAGCCTGACGGGAAGCAGAGTGATGAACAGAaggtgctggaggaggaggaggaggaggagttggatGTGACCATtgaaggggtggaggaggacgaagaggagcTGTGGGATGTCTGGGATGGAGATGAGTTTCTGTCACAGACCAACAGGAAGAAGACCAACAGGCTGGAGTCAGCGCACCTGTTGACCGGCTCGTCACAG GCTGGCCTGGACTGCGAGCTGTCAGCCGCTCGGCACCAGAAGAAAGTTGAGCTACAGCTGAAGAGCAAAGAGCTGCGGGAGAGACTGATGGTGTCTGAGGCCACAGTCCAGGCTCAGGCCGAGCAGCTCAAAGATTACAGGGACCTGCTCG ctgagacagcagtgcagcaggacAGCAAACAGATCCAGGTGGACCTGCAGGACCTGGGCTACGAGACCTGCGGTCGCAGTGAGAACGAGGCTGAGAGGGAAGACATGAGCAGCCCGG AGTTTGATGACCTGGAGATGTGTACGTCTCTGGACTGTGGTTCCCAGTGGTGGCCTGCCAGCGGCAGCGGCTCCACCTTCACTAAAACCTCCACCCAGCGCTCAGCCTACAGAGACGAGTCATCTCTCCAGCGGCTCGTCGAGGACCTTCGCTCCCAGCTGTCCCGCTCTCAGGCCGTGATCCGTGGGCTCCAGAGCCGGCTTCGCTCCCTCTCCGCCTCTAGCGACTACGGCCCCTCCACCCCACGTAAGGTCAACTGGTCCTTCCAGGCGTCGCCCTCGCAGAGCGGGGCAGAGGACGACGAGGGTTGGCAGTCATCTGACGGAGGTCCTCTGGCCTCGCCCCATCACCATCACCCCAACAAGGGCCTGCAGGAGCTGGTGTCCCGCGTGGACGCGTTGGAGGACCAGCTGAGGAACGGAGGCACAAAGTCTGCCAGCGAGGACGGAAAGTCTGCTGCCTGGCCAGG gaaGTTTGACACTCTGATCCAGGCTCAGGCCCGAGAGCTGTCTCACCTCCGCCAGCGGCTGAGGGAGGGTCGGGGCGTGGCCAACATCCTCACCCAGCACCTGGGGGACACCACCAAGGCCTTCGAGGAGCTGCTGAGGGCCAACGACATCGACTACTACATGGGCCAGAACTTCAGGGAGCAGCTGGCTCAGAGCAGCTCTCTGGCACAGCGGGTCAGCATAAAGATCAGCGGAC GAGATCATCCTGAAGATccagaggagaagacagagcTGCTCGCCATCCG gCTCAGtaaggagctgcagcagaaagacaagGTCATCGAGTCTCTCCGAGCCAAACTAAACCAGCATCACCATCATCCTCAACGCTCTGACACGCCCTGCAGCAGCCACGCCCTCTCTGACACCACCGACCAATCAGATCGCATCTCCTACTTGTCTGACGAGCATGGATCCATGACCGAAGATGTAGAGCTTTGCTCCGATGTGGACGCTGCCAGTGAGGCTGTTCCGAAGGAAACAGGAAGCCGACTCAGCACAG ATCTCCACTCTCACAGTGGCACCGTGTCCCGTCACCCGTCTGTCCCTCCATCCATCAGCTCCTCCCATGGAGCTCAGTCCTGGCTCAGCTGTCCCAGCATGCAGTGCTCCAGctcaccacacacacctgcagatgTGCAGAGTCACACAG GGCTTTCCGCTCCACAGTCCAAACCTCTTCAGGGTGTCCCGTTTGCCCACCAGCAGCCCGACTCCTCTGCCTTCCTGCCTCTGTCCTACCAGGGATACCAGCCTTCTCCtttcagcagcaccaccagcagcagtCTGGATGCCAGCTCAGGCATAAAAGCTGGGGCCAATCTGCTGGAgagcagtgcattgtgggatatGGCCTATGGTACCCGACCAGTGAGACTGGGGGCTGACCTGTCTTCTGGATCCTCGGGGTACCAGTCAGGCACCAGTCACACAG gttcAGAGTTGATGAAGGAGCACCTAAGAGAGATCAGGAGTCTGAGGCAGAGACTAGAGGACTCTATCCAGACCAACGATCGCCTCcgacagcagctggaggagagacTGTCCCGCACCGCCTCAGAgaaag GCGCTCCTACCAACATCTACATCCAGGGCCTGGACTCAGTCGGCCAGCTCTCCGGTGAGATCAGATTTCTGAAGGAGGAGAACGTCAGTCTGCAGAACCAGCTGAGGCAGGCCACCAGAG AAGGCAGTAAGGAGGTGGAGCGCCTGAGGGAGGCGGCGCTCCTAGAGCGGGCCAGGCTGAAGGAGGCGGAGCTGGAGGCTGAGAGGTGGGCGGAGCAAAGCCAGAAGCTGCAGACTGATGCTGAAGATCGCAACCAAGAGATCACACAACtgaaacaggacagacagaggaaggaggaggccatcaacag gCTCCAGCACGAGGTGAGcgtcctccagcagcagctgagtgagAGCCGTGTTCTGGTCCACTCTCTTCAGTGTGAGCTCCAGGTGTCCCACAGAGTGCGTGGAGCCgccgcagacacacactcag GTCAGACTGGAAACGCTGCCCAGCTCGATGGCAGCGCTGCGACCTTTGACCCCACAGAGCTGCGCAgtcagctggagcagcagctgagtggACGGGCTGAGACGCAGCCTCGAGCCCGGAGACAACTCTTCAGCG ACAACGTTCCCTCCCCTCCTGTGAGAGACACTGGACTCGtctgtccttcctctcctctaCGTCCTGCACAGAAACATGCCGAGGACGCGGCAGCAGTCCGTCGAG CAGCCTCGACCCTGCAGGGTCGAGCCCCAGACGGCCCGTTCGCCAACCGTCATGGCCACCACGCAGTCGGCCACGTTGATAACTTGAAggccctgcagcagcagatcctGGAGGGCGTCGCTCTCCTCCGCAGGATGGAGGCCACCCTGTATCCCCTGAGCGCGCCACAGGAGTTCAGCCTCCTTCAG CCCTCAGACTCAGGTTCTGTCAGAAAGCTGCTGTCTGACACTAAGACCATGCAGCAGATCCTGCAGGAGGCCGATTCTCTGCTCCGGAGCTTCTGGAGAGCAGCTCTGCCAAACTGCATGGAAACCAAACAG gagGAGTCTCTGAGGCAGGAGGTGGTTTCTCTCCGTCTGAGCCTCTCAGAGAAGGAGCAGGCTCTAAAGGAGGCCATGGAGAGAGTGAAGAGCTCCAGCCGTACCAAAGACAGCATGGAGCGCTTTATCGTCAGCCAGC TGTCCAGAACGCAGGACGTGTTGAGGAAGGCCAAGACAAACTTACAG GAGAATGAGCTCAGGATTCGCCGtgcctctttctcctttcctcctccctgctcctcctctttttcctcctcctcctcctcctcctcctcctcctcctcctcctcctcctcctcctcctcctcctcctcactccccTGGCCTGATGAAG ATGAAAACTCTGGAGGCTTCTGTGAGCTCACCTTCTCTCCTGGTTGGGGTGTCATGAGGCCCCagacctcctcctgctcctctgctgtcctTGGACCAGCTCACCAGCGCCCCTTGCAGGCAGCCTTCTTTTAG